Within the Polaribacter pectinis genome, the region TTAACAATAGTATAAATGCAACCGTAACTTTTAAAGAATCAGATTTAAGTTTATTTAGAAGTTTTCCTCTAGCTAGTTTAAAAGTTAATGATATTTCTGTAGCAAATAAAGCCCCTTTTTTAGGTGATACTTTATTCAATGCTAAAACATTAAGTTTAGACATGAAAATTACTGAGCTTTTTAAAAACACCAATGAAACCATTGATTTACAAAGCATTGAAGCTTCAAACGGAAAAGTAAATATTATTTTCAATAAAGAAAATGTAGGTAATTATGATATTGCTATAAAAAATGAAGCTGTAAATTCAGCCGAGAATTCAAGTTCATTTTCTTTTAACATTCAAGATTATAAAGTAGATAATTTACAATTTAATTATTTAGATGAAAGTTCTAACATGAAACTTCAATTAGATAGTATTTATCATACAGGAAAAGGAAACTTTGCAAAAGATATTTTAGATTTAGATACAGAAACTACAGCTAAATTATCTTTTGATATGGAGAATGTAAACTATATTAAAAATGTTGCTGTAAAGTTAAATGCGGTTTTAGGAATAGATTTAAAAAATAGCAAATACACTTTTAAAGAAAATACAGGTTACATAAATCAACTGCCATTAGAATTTGATGGATTTATTCAACTTATAGAAGAAAACCAGTTGTATGATATTAGTTTTAAAACACCAACATCATCTTTTAAAAATGCTTTAGCATTAATGCCTGCACAATATTCTGGGAATTTAAAAACGATTAAAACTGAAGGTAATTTTGATATGAATGGAGTTGTGAAAGGAGCTTTATCTGAAACAACAATTCCGGCTTTTGATATTTCAATAAAATCAGAAAATGCAATGTTTAAATATGCTGATTTACCAAAATCGGTTAAAAACATTACAATAGATTCAAAAATAATTAACAAAACAGGGAACACAAAAGATACCTATGTAGACATTAATAAATTAAATTTTAAAATTGATGAAGATGCGTTTTCTGCAAATGGTAGTGTCAGAAATATAACAACAAACCCAAATATAAATATTGCAGCAAAAGGAACTATTAATTTAGCAAATATTGGTAAAGTATATCCTGCTCCACTAGAAAAAGAATTAGCTGGAATTTTAAAGGCAGATATAAAATCGAGTTTTGATATGAATTCTGTTGAAAAAGGAAATTATCAAAACATTAAAAACGAAGGAAATCTTTCTGTTAGTAAATTTAAATATGAAGGAAAAGATGTGGCAAATGCTTTTTTAATAGACAATGCTTCAGTTATATTCAATACAAATTCAATTAAATTAAATGAATTTATAGCAAAAACAGGAACTTCAGATTTATCGATAAAAGGAAATTTAGAGAATTTTTACGGTTTCTTATTTAAAGACCAGACGTTAAAAGGAGATTTTAACTTGAATTCTTCTAACTTTAAAGTGAATGACTTCTTATCTAAAGAAACTGCTGAAACAGAAACTAGCGCTACTTCAACTTTAAAAATTCCTGCATTTTTAGATATTAAATTAAATGCAAAAGCAAAGACAGTTTTATATGATAACATTACACTTTCTAATGTTTCTGGAGATGTTTTTATAAAAGATGAATCCGTTAATTTAAAAAACTTGAATTCAGATATTTTTGGAGGAAATATTGGTATGAATGGTACTGTTTCTACCAAAGGAAAAGAGGCTAATTTCTCTATGGATTTAAACTTGAATCAACTAAACATTGCAGATTCTTTTACGCAATTAGAAATGTTAAAATCTATTGCTCCAATTGCTAAAAGTATCGAAGGTAAAATAAATTCGACCGTTAAAGTTTCTGGAATTTTAGACGAAAATATGAGTCCTAATTTAAAATCAATTACTGGAGATTTATTTGGGAAATTATTAAACCCAAAAATTAAAGGTAATAAATCGAAAGCACTTTCTTTACTAGATAAAAATGTTGATTTTATTAACCTAGACAACTTAAATTTAGATGGAATTAATGCACTTTTTACCTTTAATAATGGTGAAGTTAGTGTAAAACCTATAGATCTTAAATATAAAGACATTGGTATTGTAATTGATGGTAAACATGGTTTCGATAATACTATGAATTACAATGTTGTTTTCGATTTACCCGTAAAATATTTAGGAACTACGGTTACAAATGCATTGGCAAAATTAACACCAAAAGATGCAGCAGATATAAAAACGATTCCTGTAACAACCAATTTAACAGGTAGTTTTTCTAGTCCTAATTTTTCTACTAATATAAAAGATGCAACTGCTACTTTAATGAAGAATATTGTAGAAAAACAAAAACAAAGTCTTATTGATAAAGGAAAAGACAAATTAACCGATTTATTAGGTTTAGGAACCCAAAAAAATGACTCAATTAAAAAAGATTCTACTGTAACAAAGAACGATACTAAAGATAAAATTAAAAATGTTCTTGGAGGTCTTTTTGGAAACAAGAAAAAAGATACTGTTAAAAAGAAAAATTAACTTTATAACTAAAAGTAAAAAAGGGAAGCAATAAGCTTCCCTTTTTTTTTAGTTAATTCTTATTTTTAGAAAGCTGAACCAGAAGATAATGCTGCAATTAACCCAATAACTATTGCTAAAACATAAAGTGATAATAGAATAATGGCTAACACTCCAACAAATTTATAATGCGATTTCAACATTTCGAATGCTTTGGCCAAAACTTCATCATCTTTAGATATTAAAGCCTTTTTCATTTTTACAGAAAATTGATATAAATAGTAGATCGGAAAAATATAAATTAGACCAAGAACTAAATACATTCCAGTCATCATTGCTCTAAAATCAAAAGGCATTCCTTGTGCTTGAGGCATATTATTGTATAGAGAACCTATAAAAAAGCTAGCAATTATCATAATTCCCACAAATACAAAACCCAATATTGATAAAAATTTACACCATTTAGCGGTTTCTCTTAAAAAGCTTTTTGCGGAACTTGTTAAAGTTAATTGCTCTAATTCTGTAATTGCATTTTGCATAATATTTTTTTTTTAGTTAGTATTCTTCAAAAATAATAAAAAAAATAGCCACAAATTTGTGAATTTGCGGCTAAATATTAAATGTTATAAAAAGTGATTTCTAAAATTCAGAAATTGTTTTCTTAATTATAGAAATACAATCCATTAATTGCTCTTCAGTCATTACTAAAGGTGGCGCAAAACGAATAATATTTCCATGTGTTGGCTTTGCTAATAAACCGTTATCACGTAATTTAATACAAATATCCCAAGCAGTAGAACTATCTTCAGAATCGTTAATTAAAATTGCGTTTAACAATCCTCTACCTCTTACAGATTCCACTAAATGATTGTTTTTACAGAATTCTGTTAATTCAGCTCTAAAAATTTCACCTAATTTATCAGCATTAATTGCTAATTTTTCATCAGCAACAACTTTTAGTGCAGCCATTGCAACAGCAGCAGCAATTGGGTTTCCACCAAAAGTAGAACCATGGTTTCCAGGACGAATCACATTCATAACACTGTCATTTGCTAAAACCGCAGAAACAGGATATGCTCCACCAGAAAGTGCTTTTCCAAGAATTAAAACATCTGGTTTTATTTCTGGAGTTCCAGAACAATTTTTCTCTGGACAAGAACAATTTCCACAAGTAGCTAATAAACGACCCGTTCTTGCAATTCCTGTTTGTACTTCATCTGCAATAAATAGAACGTTGTGGTCTTCACACATTTTCTTTGCAGCCGCTAAATAACCATCAGAAGGAACATAAACACCAGCTTCACCTTGAATTGGTTCCACCAAAAATGCAGCAATATTGTTACTACTTTCTAGCGTTTCTTGTAATTCCTGTAAATTATCATATTCAATTTTTATAAAACCTTTTGTATAAGGACCAAAGTTTTTACGAGCAACAGGGTCGTTAGAAAATGATATTATTGTAGTTGTTCTACCATGAAAATTATTCTCACAAACAATAATTTGTGCTTTATTTTCATCAATTCCTTTTACTTCATACGCCCATTTTCTGGCAATTTTTAAAGCAGTTTCCACAGCTTCTGCACCAGTATTCATTGGTAATAATTTGTCGAAACCAAAATATTCGGTTGCAAATTTTTCATATCTACCAAGCATATCATTATAAAATGCACGCGAAGTTAAACTCAACGTTTTTGCTTGATTCGTCATTGCATCCACAATTTTCGGATGACAATGCCCTTGATTTACAGCAGAATAAGCCGATAAAAAATCATAATATTTTTTTCCTTCCACATCCCAAACATACACGCCTTCTCCTCTACTCAAAACCACAGGAAGTGGATGATAGTTGTGCGCTCCATATTTGTTCTCTAATTCGATTGCTTCTTGCGAAGTTAATTTGTCTAAAACAGCCATTTTTATTGTTTTAAAATTTATAAAAAAAACCATTCCTATTCTACCTTTATCCTTTCAGCAAGAACTGAAAATTCAGCGTGGGAAAGAAATCATCCCCGAAGTTTTACAAAAGTAGTAAAATAAAACTTCGAAATAAAAATTATTTGGGCGTTCCCTAAAAAGGTCGGGCTTTCACTACTCGCTTTTTTTCTGAAAAAGAAAAAAGAGCTCAAACAAACCGTTCAATCCCTAACGCAACCTGTTAAATTATAAAAGTAATAACTTCAAAACATAATGCTAATCTATCAATATCTTTTCCTTAATTTTGCAATCCAAAATAATTGAAAATGCCACGTAGAGAACGCAACAAATTTGTAAAAAAGAATCAAGTTTTAGAATTAAAAATTGAAGATTACGCTTTCGGAGGAAAAGGAATTGCCAGAATTCATTCCGAAGAAGGAAGTTTCGTTGTATTTGTTCCAAATACGTTGCCTGGGCAATTGGTAAAAGCACAAATTAGCAAATCCAGCAAAAACTACGCAGAAGCTAAATTAATTGATGTTTTAGAACCATCTGAAGACGAAGTAGAAGTGGAATTTCAAGACATTCCTGGAGCGCCTTACATTCAATTACCAATTGAGCTTCAACATAGATATAAAAAAGAAAGTACTTTATCTTTATTCAAAAGAATAGGAAAAGTAGAAAATATAGAAGATTTATTCGACGAATTTGTAACCTCGCCAAACGTATTTCATTACAGAAATAAAATGGAATATGGTTTCTCTGCAATTGGTTATGACAGAATACATAAAACCGATAAAGACGAGTTTACTTTAGGTTTTAAAAGACGTGGAGTTTGGTGGATGGGCGATAATTTAGAGAAAGATTCTGGTTTGTTCGACAAACAAATGGAAGACAATCTAAAAAACATTCGTCAATATTGTATTGAAACTGGTTTAGATCCTTGGCATGGACCTAAAAAAGAAGGTTTCTTCAGATATTTTGTAGTTCGTAAATCTTTTAAAACAGACGAGTTATTATGTAATTTAGTAACAACTTCTCCTGATTTGGATAAGTTCGATTTACAAAAATTCGCAAATTTCCTAAAAGATATTTTTGGAGAACGTTTAGCTGGACTTCTACACACAATTAACGACGAAACTGGCGACAGAACAATCGCAACTTCAGGAAGTTTAGAACTCGTTTATGGAAAAGACAAAATCGTAGAAGAATTATTAGGTTTAAATTTTGAAATCAGCATGAAAAGCTTTTTTCAAACCAACCCAAAATGTGCAGAAAAACTCTATAACAAAGTGGTAGAATATGTTTTAGAAGACAAATCTAAAGTAGACAATACTGTGGTTATGGATTTATTCTGTGGTACAGGAACAATAGGGCAAATTGTTGCTTCTAAAAGCGAAAACGCAAAAATAGTTGGTGTAGATATTGTAGCTTCCGCAATTGCAGACGCAAAGAAAAACGCCAAAAGAAATAATATTGAAGGTTTAAAATTCTTTGCAGCAGATGTTGGTAAATTTTTAATTGCGCATCCTGAATATCAAAATAAAATAAAAACGATTATTTTAGATCCTGCAAGAGCAGGAATTGCACCAAAAACATTGCAGAAAATCATCAATTTAAATGCAGATAGAATGGTGTATGTTTCTTGTAATCCTGCAACACAGGCTAGAGATACAGAATTGTTAAGAGAAGCTGGTTATTTAATTAAAAAGATTAGTTTGGTAGATCAATTTCCACATACGAGTCATATTGAAACTGTGGTTTTGTTTGAAAAGAGTTAATTAGTTTTAACATCATTTTAATCAATATTAGCATCAATAATTATATATTTAAAACTTAAATAAAAATACTTTGAAAAAAATAAAACTTTCAGATTCAGCTATTGAAGAGAAATTAGAAACTCTACTTGAATGGGAATATTACGACAACGCTTTACATACAGATTTCGAGTTCGATAATTTTAAAGATTGTATGTCTGCAATGAACAGAATTGCCTTTGAGTGCGAAGCTTTAAATCATCATCCAGAATGGACGAATGTTTATAATACTTTAGATATTACATTAACAACGCACGATGCAGATGGAGTTACAGAGTTAGATTTTAAATTAGCAGCAGCAATCAACAAAATTGTAGAAGTTGAAGAAGAATAGATTTAAAAATTATCCTTTGAAAAAAACACTTGTTTTATTATTACTATCAATTGTCATTTTTTCTGCTTGCGAGAAAGATGATTTTTGTATTCAAAACCCGGTTACACCAAAATTAGTAATCGATTTTTACAATAATACCAGTAGAGAAACCTTAAAAGACATTACAACATTATATGTTTGGGTAGATGGAAAAGACAGTATATATGAAGGTTCAAGAGAGAATTCCATCATTATTCCTTTAAACACTTTAGCTACCGAAACAATTTATAATTTTTCTAATGGTACAAGCGTAGATAAATTTACAGTTAACTACACACCACAAGAAGTTTACGTTTCTCGTTCTTGCGGCTATAAAGTTATTTTTAATGGTATTACATTTACATCAGAAAATAATTGGATATTAGATTTTACACCAACAACATTAACAACCATAGACAATCAAGATGAAACACATGTACAAATATTTCATTAGCATTTGTTTGTTTTTTGTTTTTGTTAATGGATTTTCACAAGACAAAAAAACAACCAAAAATAATACTGAAAAAGATACTATTATTTATAAATCTAAATACGGACTTCGTTTAGGTGTAGATATTAGTAAACCTATAAAATCTAATATAGATGGAGCATATAGTGGTTTTGAACTTGTTGGAGATTATAGAATTTCTAAACGTTTTTATGTTGCTGCAGAATTAGGATATGAAGAAGAAACTAATGATGAAGATTATACAAACTCTACAGCCAAAGGAAGTTATATTAGATTAGGTTTTAACTATAACGCTTACGAGAATTGGTTAGATATGAATAACGAAATCTCTTTAGGATATAGATATGGTTTTAGTTTATTTGACCAAACTTTAAATTCTTACACACCCAATGTAAATAGCACTTATTTTCCTGCAAATTCGGTTATTGTGCCACAAACAGCAAGTGGTTTAAATGCACATTGGTCTGAATTTATTATGGGAATTAAAGTAGAAACTTTCAATAATTTCTTTGTAAGTTTTAGTGTTTCTTATAAAGTTTTAATGAGTGTAAAAGATCCAGAAAATTTTAAAACTTTATATTCACCAGGCTTTAATAGAATCTTTGAAAGCAATACTGGATTTGGGTTTAACTACACACTATCTTACTTAATTCCGTTCTCAAAAAAATAAAATAGTAAGATTTATTATTTTTTAGTAAATTTAACCTCGGTCTTACAAAAATATAAATATGAATAAAATACCTAGCGTAAATCTAAATGACTTTTTATCTAATGATGAAAGCCGCAAACAAAAATTTATAAATGAAATTGGTCATGCATATGAAAACATAGGTTTTGTAGCATTAAAAGGTCATTTTTTAGATGATAAATTAGTCTCTGATTTATATTCAGAAATTAAGAATTTTTTCGATTTACCAACTGAAACTAAAGAGAAATACGAAATTCCAGGAATTGGAGGACAAAGAGGTTATGTTTCTTTCGGAAAAGAATCTGCAAAAGGAAAAAAAGAAGGAGATTTAAAGGAATTTTGGCATTTTGGCCAATATGTAGATGAAGATTCTAAATACGCAAAAGAATACCCAAAAAATGTTCAAGTAGAAGAACTTCCAAAATTTAATGAAGTAGGAAAAGAAACCTACCAAATGCTAGAAAAAACAGCAAAGTATGTTTTACGTTCATTAGCATTGCATTTAGGTTTAGAAGAAACTTATTTCGATAATTATATAAAAAACGGAAATAGTATTCTTCGTCCAATTCATTATCCACCAATTCAAACAGAACCTAAAGGCGCAGAAAGAGCTGCTGCTCATGGAGACATTAATTTAATTACTTTATTAATGGGTGCGCAAGGAAAAGGTTTGCAGGTTCAAAATCATAAAGGAGAATGGATAGATGCTATGGCAGAACCAGATGAATTAATGATAAATGTTGGAGATATGCTATCTCGTCACAGTAACAATAAATTAAAATCTACTATTCACAGAGTTGTAAATCCGCCAAAAGAAATGTGGGGAACTTCTCGTTATTCAATTCCGTTTTTTATGCACCCAATTTCTGATATGAAATTAGATGTTTTAGAAAATTGTATAGATGAAAACAATCCAAAACAGTTTGATGATATTACTGCTGGTGAGTTTTTAGACGAACGTTTAAGAGAATTAGGCTTAAAAAAATAAGAAAAGCCCATCCTAACCTTCCAAAAGGGAAGGAATGTATTATGGGAAATATGCCGAATAAAAACAATAAAAATATACTCAAAGTTACCAGCACGAGTTTTTCCCCTTTGGGGAAATTAAAAGGCTTTTTATGGATTTAAAAGATCAACTAAAAAATTTGTTTCCAGAACACAAGGAAACTGAAGAAGTGGTAAAAGAAAAAACAAATATTTGGATGCAAGATGATCCAATTATTTGTAAGTATGAAAAACGTAAAGGAAAACCAATTACTATTTTAGAGGGTTATACAGGAGCAACAGAAGATTTTAAAATTCTTGCCAAAGAAATTAAGACAAAACTCTCTGTTGGTGGTAGTTTTAAAGATGATAAAATCATTATTCAAGGAGATTTTAGAGATAAAATAATGAAAATGTTAACCAACAAAGGGTTTAAAGTAAAACGCGTTGGCGGTTAATTTTTATACTGAATACAATAAAACAACACTAAAAACGTTGTTTTTTAATTATGAGGAATTCAATATTACATATCACAAACGGAGATACTACTACTAATTATCTTCAAAAACTGAAATTTTCTGGAGAGTTTATTACATGGCGAGAAATGTTGTGTGAAGGAAAAACTACTACAGATGTTGGAAGTGAAAATTTCTGGAAAAATAGATTTGAGTTCTTTAAAACCTCATACAAAGTCAGCAAACAGAAATTTATAAATTATACGGTAAAAGAGTACAGAAACCTATGTAATAAAAAAGAGCAAAAAGAAATTGTTTTGTGGTTTGAGCACGATTTATTCTGCCAAATTAATATGATTGCAGTTATCAGTTGGCTAAAACGTTACAGAAAAGGGTATCATATTTCTCTTGTTTGTAGCGGAAAAGTAAAAGGTTCTCAAAAAATGTTTAGTTTACCTGAATTATCTAAAGAACAAATTCATCAACATTATAAAGATAAAATAGAATTAACACAAGACGACATTGAATATGCAGATTATATTTGGCAATTGTATTGTTCAGATAGTCCACTTCGTTTGGAAACGATTTATAAATTCAATCCAATGTCTCCTTTTCAATATTTAGCAACTGCTTTAGAAGCTCATTTACAGCGTTTTCCTTCTATAGAAAATGGTCTAAATAAAATTGAAAATACAATTTTAAAAACTGTAAATAATCATCATTTTTCAACAAAAAACGACCTAGTTAATCAACTTTTAAAAGAACAAGAAGTTTATGGCTTTGGAGATTTACAGTATGAACATAAAATAAATAACCTTAATAAATTATTCTCTTCATTTAACCCAGTTCAACTTTCTGAAAAAGGAAAAGAGGTTTTAGAAAATCAAGTTAATTTTTACGGCAAATTACGTAATGATATTTCGTATCTTGGCGGCTCTAAAAAATACAGTTTTTTATATAATAACAATTCAGAAAAGCTGCTTCAAATAACATCATAGTATGAGTATTAAAGAATCTGAACTCATCTTAAATCCCGATGGTAGTGTATATCATCTAAATTTAAGACCAGAAAATATTGCTACAGATATAATTTTTGTTGGCGACCAAGATAGAGTCGATAAAATTACAAAGAGTTTCGATTCTATAGAATTTACAACTCAAAAAAGAGAATTTAAAACTTCCACAGGAAGTTATAAAGGTAAAAGACTTTCAGTAATTTCAACCGGAATTGGTCCTGATAATATAGATATTGTTTTAAATGAATTAGATGCACTAGTAAACATCGATTTACAAACAAGACAAATCAAAAAAAACTTAACAGTTTTAAATATTGTTAGAATTGGTACTTCTGGTTCTTTACAAAAAGACATTCCTGTAGATTCATTTCTAATGAGTTCTCATGGATTAGATTTAAATGGAATGCTTCACTCCTATCAAATTGAGGAAATTTCGAATACTGAAATAGAAAACGCTTTTGTAAAACATACTAATTGGAGCGCAAAAAAATCGCATCCAATATTAATTTCTAATAGTACAGAATTAGAAAACAAATTAAAATCTGATAAAACTTATTCTGGAATTACAGCAACTGCTGGAGGTTTTTATGGACCGCAAGGACGCGTTTTACGTTTAGGTTTACAAGACAAAGAATTAAATAATAAAATAGATTCTTTCAATTTTAAAGGAAATAGAATTACAAATTTAGAAATGGAAACTTCTGCAATTTATGGTTTGTCTAAATTATTAGGCCATAATGCAGTTTCTATGAATGCAATTATTGCTAACAGAGCAAATGGTACTTTTAGCAAAGATTACAAACAAGTTGTAGTAGATTTAATAGAATATACACTTGATAAATTAGTGGAGTAAATGACAGATTTAAAAGTTGGCGGAGTTCCAGAACACTTTAATTACCCTTGGTATTTAACGCTTAAAAATAAAGAATACACAAAAGAAAATATCAATTTACGTTGGCAAGATTATCCTGGAGGAACAGGACAAATGTGCAAAGCTTTAAGAAACGGAAATGTAGATATTGCCATTGTTTTAACAGAAGGTATTATTAAAGATATTGCAGATGGAAATCCTTCTAAAATTGTACAAACGTTTGTAAAAACTCCTTTAATTTGGGGAATTCATGTAGGTGCAAAATCAAAATTTAAAAAAATTGAAGATTTAGAACACGCAACAATTGCAATTAGTAGGTTTGGTTCCGGTTCTCATTTAATGGCAATTGTAAATGCACATAACCAAGGTTGGGATGTTAAAAACCTTAAATTTAAAGTAATTGGTAATTTACAAGGCGGAATTGACGCTTTAACAAACGGAGAAGCAGATTATTTTATGTGGGAACATTTTACCACAAAACCGTTGGTAGATAATGGTACTTTTAGAAGAGTTGGAGATTGCCCTACTCCTTGGCCATGTTTTGTAGTTGCTGTTAGAAATGAAGTTTTAGAAAATAATTTTAATGAAGTTAAAAAAGTTTTAGATATTATTAATAATCAAACTAAAGACTTTAAAGACATAGAAAACATTGATAAAACACTATCAATCAGATATGAGCAACAGTTAGAAGATATCCAAAAATGGTTAAAAATAACTGAATGGAATGATGGAAAACCAATCACCAAAAACTTAATTACCCGCATTCAAAATAAAATGGTACGTTTTAACGTTATCAAAAAGAAGAAAAACTCTACAGATTTTGTAAAAAATATGTACATTTAACCCATAAAATAGTAAAAATGAAAAAAGTAGTATTTGTTGCAATTTGTGTTTTAGGGATTATTTGTTTTTCTTCTTGTAGAAGTACTTCCAAATCTTGTGGTTTGGCAGATGCTGAAACAACTACTCAAACAACATTAAAACAAGCAGATCTAATATAAATTCGTTTGTTTCTTAATTTCAAATTCAATGAATCCGCTTTTTTGGCGGATTTTTTTGTTGAAGCTATTTCCTGCTTTCACTACTCGCTTTTTTTCTGAAAAAGAAAAAAGAGCTCAGACAAGCCGTTCAATCAGGGCTAAACTTGTTTAAAGACAATTAGCTAATTCTAAAATAGTAATAGCTTATCTATAAATTAAAAAGATAGATTACTTCGTTCCTAACAATGACGAATAAAACTACCAACTAATCTCTTCTTTCCCTAAATCTCTTAAAATTTCATTTGTTTTAGAAAAATGTTTATTTCCAAACCAATAACCTCTGTTGGCACTTAAAGGAGAAGGATGACCAGATTCTAAAATATGATGTTTCTTTTTATCAATCAACTTCGCTTTTTTCTTTGCAAATCCGCCCCAAAGCAAAAAAACAATATTTTCGTTTTCATTAGAAATTTGTTTAATCACTTCATCTGTAAACGTTTCCCAACCTTGTTTTTGGTGACTTCCAGCTTCATGAGCTCTTACAGTTAAAGTAGCGTTCAATAATAAAACACCTTGTTTTGCCCATTTTTCTAAATTTCCACTTTCAGGGTATTCAGTTTCTAAATCCGTAGAAATCTCTTTAAAAATATTAATTAAAGAAGGTGGATGCTTTATTCCGTCTTTTACAGAAAAGCACAAACCATTTGCTTGTTCTGGTCCATGATAAGGATCTTGACCAATAATAACCACTTTTAAATCTTTAAAGGAACAAAAATCAAAAGCAGCAAAAATATCTTCGTCTTTTGGATAACAAGTATGATTTTCATATTCATTTTTAACAAAACTGATTAAATCTATAAAATATTTTTTTTTAAATTCTTTTTGTAAAATATTTTTCCAGCTATCGGCTATTTTTACTTGCATTCTTTGTTATTTTTGTAGTGAATCAAAATTACAAATTTGAGAACTAATATTTCAGAAAAAACATTACAAGATTTAGAATTTTCAACGGTTTTACAACATGTTGCAGAACATTGTATCTCTGGTTTAGGAAAAGAAAAAGTATTAGAAACTTTACCAATTACAAATAAAAAAGAATTATTTGAAGAATTACATTTGGTTAATGAATATGTTTCTTCTTTCGAAAGCGAAAACAGAGTTCCAAATCATGGTTTCGATAATGTAACTGAAAAAATTAAACGTCTAGCAATAGAAAATAGCTTTATAGAAACAGATGCATTTTTAAAAATTGCAACTACTTCTCTAACAGTAAACGAATTAATA harbors:
- a CDS encoding substrate-binding domain-containing protein; amino-acid sequence: MTDLKVGGVPEHFNYPWYLTLKNKEYTKENINLRWQDYPGGTGQMCKALRNGNVDIAIVLTEGIIKDIADGNPSKIVQTFVKTPLIWGIHVGAKSKFKKIEDLEHATIAISRFGSGSHLMAIVNAHNQGWDVKNLKFKVIGNLQGGIDALTNGEADYFMWEHFTTKPLVDNGTFRRVGDCPTPWPCFVVAVRNEVLENNFNEVKKVLDIINNQTKDFKDIENIDKTLSIRYEQQLEDIQKWLKITEWNDGKPITKNLITRIQNKMVRFNVIKKKKNSTDFVKNMYI
- a CDS encoding isopenicillin N synthase family dioxygenase; this translates as MNKIPSVNLNDFLSNDESRKQKFINEIGHAYENIGFVALKGHFLDDKLVSDLYSEIKNFFDLPTETKEKYEIPGIGGQRGYVSFGKESAKGKKEGDLKEFWHFGQYVDEDSKYAKEYPKNVQVEELPKFNEVGKETYQMLEKTAKYVLRSLALHLGLEETYFDNYIKNGNSILRPIHYPPIQTEPKGAERAAAHGDINLITLLMGAQGKGLQVQNHKGEWIDAMAEPDELMINVGDMLSRHSNNKLKSTIHRVVNPPKEMWGTSRYSIPFFMHPISDMKLDVLENCIDENNPKQFDDITAGEFLDERLRELGLKK
- a CDS encoding DUF6048 family protein, with amino-acid sequence MYKYFISICLFFVFVNGFSQDKKTTKNNTEKDTIIYKSKYGLRLGVDISKPIKSNIDGAYSGFELVGDYRISKRFYVAAELGYEEETNDEDYTNSTAKGSYIRLGFNYNAYENWLDMNNEISLGYRYGFSLFDQTLNSYTPNVNSTYFPANSVIVPQTASGLNAHWSEFIMGIKVETFNNFFVSFSVSYKVLMSVKDPENFKTLYSPGFNRIFESNTGFGFNYTLSYLIPFSKK
- a CDS encoding translation initiation factor — protein: MDLKDQLKNLFPEHKETEEVVKEKTNIWMQDDPIICKYEKRKGKPITILEGYTGATEDFKILAKEIKTKLSVGGSFKDDKIIIQGDFRDKIMKMLTNKGFKVKRVGG
- a CDS encoding uracil-DNA glycosylase; protein product: MQVKIADSWKNILQKEFKKKYFIDLISFVKNEYENHTCYPKDEDIFAAFDFCSFKDLKVVIIGQDPYHGPEQANGLCFSVKDGIKHPPSLINIFKEISTDLETEYPESGNLEKWAKQGVLLLNATLTVRAHEAGSHQKQGWETFTDEVIKQISNENENIVFLLWGGFAKKKAKLIDKKKHHILESGHPSPLSANRGYWFGNKHFSKTNEILRDLGKEEISW
- a CDS encoding DUF1835 domain-containing protein; translated protein: MRNSILHITNGDTTTNYLQKLKFSGEFITWREMLCEGKTTTDVGSENFWKNRFEFFKTSYKVSKQKFINYTVKEYRNLCNKKEQKEIVLWFEHDLFCQINMIAVISWLKRYRKGYHISLVCSGKVKGSQKMFSLPELSKEQIHQHYKDKIELTQDDIEYADYIWQLYCSDSPLRLETIYKFNPMSPFQYLATALEAHLQRFPSIENGLNKIENTILKTVNNHHFSTKNDLVNQLLKEQEVYGFGDLQYEHKINNLNKLFSSFNPVQLSEKGKEVLENQVNFYGKLRNDISYLGGSKKYSFLYNNNSEKLLQITS
- a CDS encoding nucleoside phosphorylase; its protein translation is MSIKESELILNPDGSVYHLNLRPENIATDIIFVGDQDRVDKITKSFDSIEFTTQKREFKTSTGSYKGKRLSVISTGIGPDNIDIVLNELDALVNIDLQTRQIKKNLTVLNIVRIGTSGSLQKDIPVDSFLMSSHGLDLNGMLHSYQIEEISNTEIENAFVKHTNWSAKKSHPILISNSTELENKLKSDKTYSGITATAGGFYGPQGRVLRLGLQDKELNNKIDSFNFKGNRITNLEMETSAIYGLSKLLGHNAVSMNAIIANRANGTFSKDYKQVVVDLIEYTLDKLVE